One segment of Triticum aestivum cultivar Chinese Spring chromosome 2A, IWGSC CS RefSeq v2.1, whole genome shotgun sequence DNA contains the following:
- the LOC543160 gene encoding transcription factor MYB4 → MGRAPCCEKMGLKRGPWTPEEDKILVAHIHSHGHGNWRALPKQAGLLRCGKSCRLRWINYLRPDIKRGNFTDEEEQSIIQLHQLLGNRWSAIAARLPGRTDNEIKNVWHTHLKKRLDPGAQEQLEEASAAKKRKKPAAAARKREGKIKMRKLDALTAKAAPVLSSPDRSVSSTLTESTSTASAAEEQHGNSGSSASASASVKEECFTSSEESEEFQIDESFWSETLSMPLDDINDVCMEPHDAFGKPADGDMDYWLKVFMEGGGDDNNDGALDLPQI, encoded by the exons ATGGGGAGGGCTCCGTGCTGCGAGAAGATGGGCCTCAAGAGGGGCCCCTGGACGCCGGAGGAGGACAAGATCCTGGTCGCCCACATCCACAGCCACGGCCACGGCAACTGGCGCGCGCTGCCCAAGCAAGCCG GCCTGCTGCGGTGCGGCAAGAGCTGCCGGCTCCGGTGGATCAACTACCTGCGGCCGGACATCAAGCGCGGCAACTTCACCGACGAGGAGGAGCAGTCAATCATCCAGCTGCACCAGCTGCTCGGCAACAG ATGGTCCGCGATTGCCGCCCGGCTGCCGGGGAGGACGGACAACGAGATCAAGAACGTGTGGCACACCCACCTCAAGAAGCGGCTCGACCCCGGCGCGCAGGAGCAGCTCGAGGAGGCCAGCGCCGCCAAGAAGCGCAagaagccggcggcggcggcgcggaagcGCGAGGGCAAGATCAAGATGAGGAAGCTCGACGCGCTGACCGCCAAGGCGGCGCCCGTGCTGTCCTCGCCCGACCGCTCCGTCTCGTCCACGCTCACCGAGTCCACGTCCACGGcctcggcggcggaggagcagcACGGCAACTCGGGCAGCTCCGCCTCCGCCTCGGCGTCCGTCAAGGAGGAGTGCTTCACCTCGTCCGAGGAGTCGGAGGAGTTCCAGATCGACGAGAGCTTCTGGTCGGAGACGCTGTCCATGCCGCTGGACGACATCAACGACGTCTGCATGGAGCCCCACGACGCGTTCGGCAAGCCCGCCGACGGCGACATGGACTACTGGCTCAAGGTGTTCatggagggcggcggcgacgacaacaacgacggcgcgcTAGACTTACCGCAGATTTAG